In the genome of Sardina pilchardus chromosome 14, fSarPil1.1, whole genome shotgun sequence, one region contains:
- the exosc2 gene encoding exosome complex component RRP4 — MAADMRLPTLRKQVCLSGPKGATASLVVPGDIITSDTGFMRGHGTYLDEEKLTASVAGEVERVNKLICVRPLKTRYNGEVGDVVVGRITEVQQKRWKVETNSRLDSVLLLSAVNLPGGELRRRSAEDELSMRDYLQEGDLISAEVQAVFSDGALSLHTRSLKYGKLGQGVLVQVSPSLVKRQKTHFHNLPCGASIILGNNGFIWLYPTPGQQDEVAGGYYTSIEPVSLSDREVISRLRNCILALAAHKVMLFDTSVLYCYESALTHQIKDILKPEVMEEVVLQTRHRLSDQEG; from the exons ATGGCTGCGGACATGAGATTGCCCACTCTTCGGAAACAAGTATGTCTCTCTGGTCCGAAAGGTGCAACAGCCAGCCTTGTTGTTCCTGGAGATATTATAACATCAGACACTGGTTTTATGCG GGGCCATGGGACATATTTGGATGAAGAAAAACTCACTGCGTCTGTGGCTGGGGAGGTCGAGAGAGTTAACAAACTTATATGTGTTCGTCCTTTAAAGACAAG ATACAATGGTGAAGTTGGGGATGTGGTTGTTGGAAGGATTACAGAG GTGCAACAGAAACGATGGAAAGTGGAGACTAACTCTCGTCTGGACTCTGTGTTGCTCCTCTCTGCCGTTAACTTACCTGGTGGAGAGCTG AGGCGGCGATCAGCAGAGGACGAGTTGTCCATGAGAGACTACCTTCAGGAGGGCGACCTCATCAGT GCTGAGGTGCAGGCTGTCTTCTCTGATGGCGCTCTATCACTCCACACACGCAGTTTGAAATATGGAAAG CTGGGCCAGGGTGTTCTAGTTCAGGTGTCCCCTTCGCTTGTGAAGAGGCAGAAAACCCACTTTCACAACCTCCCCTGTGGGGCCTCCATCATACTGGGGAACAACGGCTTCATCTGGCTCTACCCCACTCCTGGACAGCAGGATGAAGTTGCTGGGGGATACTACACCAGCATAGAG CCTGTGTCCCTGTCCGATCGGGAGGTGATATCTCGACTGAGAAACTGCATTCTTGCCCTGGCAGCCCACAAAGTCATGTTGTTCGACACAAGTGTTCTGTACTGCTATGAGTCCGCCCTCACGCACCAG ATTAAAGACATTCTGAAGCCAGAGGTCATGGAGGAAGTTGTCTTGCAAACAAGGCACCGGCTATCTGACCAGGAGGGTTGA